Proteins from a single region of Thunnus albacares chromosome 14, fThuAlb1.1, whole genome shotgun sequence:
- the erlec1 gene encoding endoplasmic reticulum lectin 1 isoform X2 gives MHRQKSFGKYSTVGWGDYLSSFNAHDNAESTESQDKRPTSGALYREDDFVIMTTTEKEKYKCLLPSLTAGDEDDDKEYGGPSPGELLDPLFKRSSCSYRIESYWTYEVCHGKHIRQYHEEKETGQKISVQEYFLGNMAQKSQTTETDKVEEAENVKSAAETEVPSKNIEGQLTPYYSLEMGNGTPCVLKQNQPRATSVLYVCHPEAKHEILSVAEVTTCEYEVVVLTPLLCAHPKYRFKSSPVNAIFCQALAGSPLQPQRLAQLDKETEEQLKPPFSTTAENREEEASPVREEAFTSTHKPMTVGGQTQVTVGTTHISRLTDDQLIKEFLSGSYCLHGGVGWWKYEFCYGKHVHQYHEDKEQGKNIVVVGSWNAEEHIDWAKKNVARSYQLKDDGVQKVKLVSHFYGHGDVCDLTGKPRQVIVKLKCKESESPHAVTVYMLEPQTCQYILGVESPVICRILDTADEYGLLSVSS, from the exons ATGCACAGACAAAAAAGTTTTGGAAAATATTCAACT GTCGGGTGGGGGGATTATTTATCGTCATTCAACGCACACGACAATGCTGAATCAACAGAGTCACAGGACAAAAGA CCAACATCAGGTGCACTTTACCGCGAAGATGACTTCGTCATTATGACAACAACAGAGAAGGAGAAGTACAAATGCCTCCTGCCCTCCCTGACAGCTGGAGACGAG GATGATGATAAGGAGTACGGTGGGCCCAGTCCAGGAGAACTCCTGGATCCACTATTCAAACGAAGCAGCTGCTCTTACAGG ATTGAGTCATACTGGACATATGAAGTGTGTCATGGAAAGCATATAAGACAGTATCATGAAGAGAAGGAGACGGGTCAG AAAATAAGTGTTCAGGAGTACTTCCTGGGGAATATGGCACAGAAGAGCCAAACTACAGAGACAG ATAAAGTTGAAGaagcagaaaatgtcaaatcagCAGCTGAAACAGAA GTGCCCTCTAAGAACATAGAGGGTCAGCTTACTCCGTACTATTCGTTGGAGATGGGCAATGGGACTCCTTGTGTGCTGAAACAGAACCAGCCACGCGCGACATCTGTGCTGTACGTCTGTCATCCAGAGGCCAAGCATGAGATCCTGTCTGTTGCTGAGGTCACGACCTGTGAATATGAGGTGGTGGTGCTGACCCCACTGCTCTGTGCACACCCAAAATACAG GTTCAAGTCCTCCCCGGTGAATGCCATCTTCTGCCAGGCTTTGGCCGGCTCCCCTCTGCAGCCTCAGCGGCTCGCCCAGTTGGATAAGGAGACAGAAGAGCAGCTCAAACCTCCTTTCAGCACCACCGCTGAGAACAGAGAG GAGGAGGCCTCACCTGTGAGAGAAGAGGCCTTCACTTCCACTCACAAACCCATGACTGTGGGTGGGCAGACTCAGGTCACTGTCGGCACCACTCATATCTCTCGCCTGACAGATGACCAGTTGATCAAGGAGTTCCTTAGTGGTTCATACTGTCTGCACGGG ggggTAGGGTGGTGGAAATATGAATTCTGTTACGGAAAGCATGTCCATCAGTACCATGAG GATAAAGAGCAAGGGAAGAACATTGTGGTGGTTGGGAGCTGGAATGCTGAGGAGCATATTGATTGGGCCAAGAAGAACGTCGCCCGATCCTACCAGCTCAAGGATGATGGAGTGCAGAAAGTCAA GTTGGTTTCCCACTTTTATGGGCACGGGGATGTGTGTGATCTGACAGGGAAGCCCAGACAAGTCATTGTCAAGCTCAA ATGTAAGGAGTCTGAGTCTCCCCATGCTGTCACTGTCTATATGCTGGAGCCTCAGACTTGTCAGTACATCCTAGGG gtTGAGTCTCCGGTAATATGCAGGATACTTGACACCGCAGATGAATATGGACTTCTCTCAGTCTCCAGCTAA
- the erlec1 gene encoding endoplasmic reticulum lectin 1 isoform X3: protein MHRQKSFGKYSTPTSGALYREDDFVIMTTTEKEKYKCLLPSLTAGDEDDDKEYGGPSPGELLDPLFKRSSCSYRIESYWTYEVCHGKHIRQYHEEKETGQKISVQEYFLGNMAQKSQTTETDKVEEAENVKSAAETEVPSKNIEGQLTPYYSLEMGNGTPCVLKQNQPRATSVLYVCHPEAKHEILSVAEVTTCEYEVVVLTPLLCAHPKYRFKSSPVNAIFCQALAGSPLQPQRLAQLDKETEEQLKPPFSTTAENREEEASPVREEAFTSTHKPMTVGGQTQVTVGTTHISRLTDDQLIKEFLSGSYCLHGGVGWWKYEFCYGKHVHQYHEDKEQGKNIVVVGSWNAEEHIDWAKKNVARSYQLKDDGVQKVKLVSHFYGHGDVCDLTGKPRQVIVKLKCKESESPHAVTVYMLEPQTCQYILGVESPVICRILDTADEYGLLSVSS from the exons ATGCACAGACAAAAAAGTTTTGGAAAATATTCAACT CCAACATCAGGTGCACTTTACCGCGAAGATGACTTCGTCATTATGACAACAACAGAGAAGGAGAAGTACAAATGCCTCCTGCCCTCCCTGACAGCTGGAGACGAG GATGATGATAAGGAGTACGGTGGGCCCAGTCCAGGAGAACTCCTGGATCCACTATTCAAACGAAGCAGCTGCTCTTACAGG ATTGAGTCATACTGGACATATGAAGTGTGTCATGGAAAGCATATAAGACAGTATCATGAAGAGAAGGAGACGGGTCAG AAAATAAGTGTTCAGGAGTACTTCCTGGGGAATATGGCACAGAAGAGCCAAACTACAGAGACAG ATAAAGTTGAAGaagcagaaaatgtcaaatcagCAGCTGAAACAGAA GTGCCCTCTAAGAACATAGAGGGTCAGCTTACTCCGTACTATTCGTTGGAGATGGGCAATGGGACTCCTTGTGTGCTGAAACAGAACCAGCCACGCGCGACATCTGTGCTGTACGTCTGTCATCCAGAGGCCAAGCATGAGATCCTGTCTGTTGCTGAGGTCACGACCTGTGAATATGAGGTGGTGGTGCTGACCCCACTGCTCTGTGCACACCCAAAATACAG GTTCAAGTCCTCCCCGGTGAATGCCATCTTCTGCCAGGCTTTGGCCGGCTCCCCTCTGCAGCCTCAGCGGCTCGCCCAGTTGGATAAGGAGACAGAAGAGCAGCTCAAACCTCCTTTCAGCACCACCGCTGAGAACAGAGAG GAGGAGGCCTCACCTGTGAGAGAAGAGGCCTTCACTTCCACTCACAAACCCATGACTGTGGGTGGGCAGACTCAGGTCACTGTCGGCACCACTCATATCTCTCGCCTGACAGATGACCAGTTGATCAAGGAGTTCCTTAGTGGTTCATACTGTCTGCACGGG ggggTAGGGTGGTGGAAATATGAATTCTGTTACGGAAAGCATGTCCATCAGTACCATGAG GATAAAGAGCAAGGGAAGAACATTGTGGTGGTTGGGAGCTGGAATGCTGAGGAGCATATTGATTGGGCCAAGAAGAACGTCGCCCGATCCTACCAGCTCAAGGATGATGGAGTGCAGAAAGTCAA GTTGGTTTCCCACTTTTATGGGCACGGGGATGTGTGTGATCTGACAGGGAAGCCCAGACAAGTCATTGTCAAGCTCAA ATGTAAGGAGTCTGAGTCTCCCCATGCTGTCACTGTCTATATGCTGGAGCCTCAGACTTGTCAGTACATCCTAGGG gtTGAGTCTCCGGTAATATGCAGGATACTTGACACCGCAGATGAATATGGACTTCTCTCAGTCTCCAGCTAA
- the gpr75 gene encoding probable G-protein coupled receptor 75, with product MNTTVTPSDLVDVPRQQNFNGTLGTQTPSGWAVIHTATLTFCSLLLIFIFCLGSYGNLVVFLSFFDPAFRKFRTNFDFMILNLSFCDLFICCVTAPMFALVLFLDAGGGDGVSKSFCFAFHLTSSGFIIMSLETVAVIALHRLRMVLGQQPNRTASFPCTLALTALLWTSSFTMAALLTMRAYPRRDGPCLPHFGLGGGKARVVLYVYLADFAFCVAVVSVSYLMIAQTLRKNAQVRKCPIITVDATCPPPPPPLIAAGFESMQCAVQGPSLYCNQTYNKLQNVQTHSYANRTSQPLVPGAAQGATCCQLVSTVNLATAKDSKAVVTCVVIVFSVLLCCLPMGISLAQDVLSPESSFAHYQFELCGFVLIFLKSGINPFVYSRNSAGLRRRVLCCVQWAALGFLCCKQKTRLHAMGKGSLEVNRNKSSHHETNSAYVLSPKPQRRLVDQACGPSHSRDCAGSPRATGVRKLRPPSTSTPINTRIEPYYSIYNSSPSAGPSSPTSLQPVSSQTFAFAKSYVAMHYHTHQDALQDFESTSVHQIPIPSV from the coding sequence ATGAACACCACTGTTACACCATCGGACCTGGTGGATGTGCCAAGACAGCAGAACTTCAATGGCACCCTAGGCACGCAGACCCCTTCCGGTTGGGCCGTCATCCATACTGCTACCTTGACCttctgctctctcctcctcatcttcatcttctgcCTGGGCTCTTATGGGAATCTTGTGGTGTTCTTGTCCTTTTTCGACCCAGCGTTTCGCAAGTTCCGCACTAACTTTGACTTCATGATCCTCAACCTATCCTTTTGTGACTTGTTCATTTGCTGTGTGACCGCCCCCATGTTTGCGCTGGTGCTCTTCCTGGATGCAGGCGGAGGGGATGGCGTGTCAAAGAGTTTCTGCTTTGCCTTCCACTTGACCAGCTCGGGCTTCATCATCATGTCCCTGGAGACGGTGGCTGTCATTGCCTTGCACAGACTGCGCATGGTCCTGGGGCAGCAACCTAACCGCACCGCCTCCTTCCCCTGCACATTGGCCCTCACTGCCCTGCTGTGGACATCCAGCTTCACCATGGCTGCCCTCCTTACCATGCGAGCATACCCACGCAGAGATGGACCTTGTTTGCCCCACTTTGGCCTGGGAGGTGGAAAGGCCAGAGTTGTGTTGTATGTCTACTTGGCAGACTTTGCCTTCTGTGTAGCTGTGGTTTCTGTATCCTATCTGATGATTGCTCAGACACTGCGGAAGAATGCACAAGTGAGGAAATGTCCCATCATCACCGTCGATGCCACATGCCCTCCGCCCCCGCCACCTCTCATTGCAGCAGGCTTTGAGAGCATGCAGTGTGCTGTTCAGGGCCCTTCTCTCTACTGTAACCAGacttacaacaaactgcagaaTGTTCAGACACACTCTTATGCCAACAGGACCAGCCAGCCTCTGGTTCCAGGGGCTGCCCAAGGAGCCACCTGCTGTCAGCTAGTGTCCACAGTCAACTTGGCCACAGCCAAAGACTCTAAGGCAGTTGTCACCTGTGTAGTTATAGTGTTCTCTGTGCTGCTTTGCTGCTTGCCAATGGGAATTTCACTGGCACAGGATGTTTTGTCACCGGAAAGTAGCTTTGCTCATTACCAGTTTGAACTGTGCGGCTTTGTGCTCATTTTTCTCAAGTCGGGCATCAATCCCTTTGTGTACTCACGTAACAGTGCAGGCCTCCGCCGCcgtgtgctgtgctgtgttcagTGGGCAGCACTGGGGTTTCTCTGTTGCAAGCAAAAGACTCGCCTGCACGCGATGGGAAAGGGCAGTCTGGAAGTCAATAGAAATAAATCCTCCCATCATGAGACCAATTCAGCCTATGTACTGTCACCCAAGCCTCAGAGGAGGCTGGTAGACCAGGCTTGTGGGCCAAGTCACTCCAGAGACTGTGCTGGTAGTCCAAGGGCCACGGGTGTGCGCAAACTTCGCCCCCCAAGTACATCTACACCTATCAACACCCGCATTGAGCCctactacagtatatacaacAGCAGTCCCTCTGCAGGGCCCAGCTCCCCCACCAGCCTGCAGCCTGTCAGCTCTCAGACATTTGCCTTTGCCAAGTCTTATGTAGCCATGCACTACCACACTCACCAAGACGCACTACAAGACTTTGAAAGCACCTCAGTGCACCAGATCCCCATTCCCTCAGTCTAA
- the erlec1 gene encoding endoplasmic reticulum lectin 1 isoform X1 codes for MMAGLLLVLLSGLLEVCSGVSANRGGYPSFTDEIPFKITWPGAEFSLPTSGALYREDDFVIMTTTEKEKYKCLLPSLTAGDEDDDKEYGGPSPGELLDPLFKRSSCSYRIESYWTYEVCHGKHIRQYHEEKETGQKISVQEYFLGNMAQKSQTTETDKVEEAENVKSAAETEVPSKNIEGQLTPYYSLEMGNGTPCVLKQNQPRATSVLYVCHPEAKHEILSVAEVTTCEYEVVVLTPLLCAHPKYRFKSSPVNAIFCQALAGSPLQPQRLAQLDKETEEQLKPPFSTTAENREEEASPVREEAFTSTHKPMTVGGQTQVTVGTTHISRLTDDQLIKEFLSGSYCLHGGVGWWKYEFCYGKHVHQYHEDKEQGKNIVVVGSWNAEEHIDWAKKNVARSYQLKDDGVQKVKLVSHFYGHGDVCDLTGKPRQVIVKLKCKESESPHAVTVYMLEPQTCQYILGVESPVICRILDTADEYGLLSVSS; via the exons ATGATGGCCGGGCTGCTGCTGGTGCTCCTCAGTGGGTTGCTGGAGGTCTGCAGCGGCGTCTCTGCGAACAGAGGGGGTTATCCGTCCTTTACGGACGAAATCCCTTTTAAAATCACCTGGCCGGGCGCTGAATTCTCGCTG CCAACATCAGGTGCACTTTACCGCGAAGATGACTTCGTCATTATGACAACAACAGAGAAGGAGAAGTACAAATGCCTCCTGCCCTCCCTGACAGCTGGAGACGAG GATGATGATAAGGAGTACGGTGGGCCCAGTCCAGGAGAACTCCTGGATCCACTATTCAAACGAAGCAGCTGCTCTTACAGG ATTGAGTCATACTGGACATATGAAGTGTGTCATGGAAAGCATATAAGACAGTATCATGAAGAGAAGGAGACGGGTCAG AAAATAAGTGTTCAGGAGTACTTCCTGGGGAATATGGCACAGAAGAGCCAAACTACAGAGACAG ATAAAGTTGAAGaagcagaaaatgtcaaatcagCAGCTGAAACAGAA GTGCCCTCTAAGAACATAGAGGGTCAGCTTACTCCGTACTATTCGTTGGAGATGGGCAATGGGACTCCTTGTGTGCTGAAACAGAACCAGCCACGCGCGACATCTGTGCTGTACGTCTGTCATCCAGAGGCCAAGCATGAGATCCTGTCTGTTGCTGAGGTCACGACCTGTGAATATGAGGTGGTGGTGCTGACCCCACTGCTCTGTGCACACCCAAAATACAG GTTCAAGTCCTCCCCGGTGAATGCCATCTTCTGCCAGGCTTTGGCCGGCTCCCCTCTGCAGCCTCAGCGGCTCGCCCAGTTGGATAAGGAGACAGAAGAGCAGCTCAAACCTCCTTTCAGCACCACCGCTGAGAACAGAGAG GAGGAGGCCTCACCTGTGAGAGAAGAGGCCTTCACTTCCACTCACAAACCCATGACTGTGGGTGGGCAGACTCAGGTCACTGTCGGCACCACTCATATCTCTCGCCTGACAGATGACCAGTTGATCAAGGAGTTCCTTAGTGGTTCATACTGTCTGCACGGG ggggTAGGGTGGTGGAAATATGAATTCTGTTACGGAAAGCATGTCCATCAGTACCATGAG GATAAAGAGCAAGGGAAGAACATTGTGGTGGTTGGGAGCTGGAATGCTGAGGAGCATATTGATTGGGCCAAGAAGAACGTCGCCCGATCCTACCAGCTCAAGGATGATGGAGTGCAGAAAGTCAA GTTGGTTTCCCACTTTTATGGGCACGGGGATGTGTGTGATCTGACAGGGAAGCCCAGACAAGTCATTGTCAAGCTCAA ATGTAAGGAGTCTGAGTCTCCCCATGCTGTCACTGTCTATATGCTGGAGCCTCAGACTTGTCAGTACATCCTAGGG gtTGAGTCTCCGGTAATATGCAGGATACTTGACACCGCAGATGAATATGGACTTCTCTCAGTCTCCAGCTAA